Proteins from one Mus caroli chromosome 3, CAROLI_EIJ_v1.1, whole genome shotgun sequence genomic window:
- the C3H1orf43 gene encoding uncharacterized protein C1orf43 homolog: protein MASSSNWLSGVNVVLVMAYGSLVFVLLFIFVKRQIMRFAMKSRRGPHVPVGHNAPKDLKEEIDIRLSRVQDIKYEPQLLADDDTRLLQLETQGNQSCYNYLYRMKALDAIRASEIPFHAEGRHPCSLLGKNFRSYLLDLRNTSTPFKGVGKALIDTLLDGYETARYGTGVFGQSEYLRYQEALSELATV, encoded by the exons ATGGCGTCTAGTAGTAACTGGCTTTCTGGAGTGAATGTCGTGCTGGTGATGGCGTACGGGAGCCTG GTATTCGTACTGCTGTTTATTTTTGTGAAGAGACAAATCATGCGCTTTGCAATGAAATCTAGAAGGGGACCTCATGTTCCTGTAGGACACAATGCCCCCAAG GACTTAAAAGAGGAGATCGATATTCGACTATCCAGAGTTCAAGATATCAAGTATGAACCCCAGCTCCTTGCAGATGATGATACCAGACTACTGCAGCTGGAAACCCAGGGGAATCAAA GTTGCTACAACTATCTATACAGAATGAAAGCTCTAGATGCCATCCGCGCCTCTG AGATCCCGTTTCATGCTGAAGGCCGGCACCCCTGTTCTTTACTGGGTAAGAATTTCCGCTCCTACTTGCTAGATCTGCGAAATACTAGCACTCCTTTCAAGGGTGTTGGCAAGGCCCTCATTGATACTCTCCTGGATGGATATGAGACCGCCCGCTATGGGACAGGG GTCTTTGGCCAGAGTGAGTACTTGCGATATCAAGAGGCCTTGAGTGAGCTGGCCACTGTGTGA
- the C3H1orf189 gene encoding uncharacterized protein C1orf189 homolog has translation MSVVDMSAEKMTKLEENLQRAVALKKTVDRWRNYHVHCMWQTTLDQRRNIFAALRMKDTKEQELALSNKQLLVVRQAALHELFEKEYQQYQQELNQMGKAFYEERL, from the exons ATGTCTGTAGTAGATATGTCTGCAGAAAAAATGACAAAACTAGAAGAG AATTTGCAAAGAGCCGTGGCACTTAAGAAGACTGTTGACAG GTGGCGGAATTATCATGTTCACTGTATGTGGCAGACGACATTGGACCAACGGAGAAACATATTTGCTGCCCTAAGGATGAAGGATACTAAGGAACAGGAACTAGCACTGTCTAACAAACAGCTACTAGTG GTCCGTCAAGCTGCATTACACGAGCTGTTTGAAAAGGAGTATCAGCAGTACCAGCAGGAACTCAATCAGATGGGCAAAGCTTTTTATGAGGAAAGACTCTGA